One window of Methanobrevibacter sp. TMH8 genomic DNA carries:
- the dnaK gene encoding molecular chaperone DnaK, producing MADKKEKIIGIDLGTSNSAAAVLVGGKPTVIPSAEGATQYGKAFPSYVAFTGDGQRLVGEPARRQAVTNPENTISAIKRSMGTDRKVKVNGKEYTPQEISAFILQKIKKDAESFLGEEVKKAVITVPAYFDDNQRTATKDAGTIAGLDVVRLVNEPTAASLAYGIDKQEEDEIEIMVFDFGGGTLDVTIMEFGGGVFEVKSTSGDTQLGGTDMDNTIMNYLADEFKKETGINLMDDDQAVQRLREAAEKAKIELSTTLTSEVNLPFITMGSDGSPKNLINNLTRAKLEELVDPIVKKCGSPMEQALKDAKMTKGDINKIILVGGPTRMPIVQKFVENYLGKEIERGIDPMECVAMGAAIQGGVLAGEIKDLVLLDVTPLSLGIETMGAVATKLIDRNTTIPAKKSQIFSTAADNQTSVDIHVLQGERPMAADNTTLGRFQLVGIPAAPRGIPQIEVTFDIDANGIINVSAKDKGTGKEQAITITASTKLSDDEIDQKVKEAEMHAEEDKKKQEEIEVRNNADSMIYTAEKTLEDLKDKISEDEKSKIENLVKELRELIPSDDIAAIKEKTEELTKIVQEIGAKIYQEAQAAEQAQQQGAGADQAGAGQDPNKESKDDDTIDADYEVKK from the coding sequence ATGGCAGATAAAAAAGAAAAAATTATTGGTATTGATTTAGGAACTAGTAATTCCGCAGCAGCAGTTCTTGTTGGTGGAAAACCTACTGTTATTCCAAGTGCAGAAGGAGCTACTCAATATGGTAAAGCATTTCCAAGTTATGTTGCATTTACTGGAGATGGGCAAAGATTAGTAGGAGAACCAGCTAGAAGACAAGCAGTTACAAACCCTGAAAATACTATCAGTGCAATCAAGCGTAGTATGGGAACTGATAGAAAAGTTAAAGTCAATGGAAAAGAATACACACCCCAAGAAATTTCTGCTTTTATCTTACAAAAAATCAAAAAAGATGCTGAATCCTTCCTTGGAGAAGAAGTAAAAAAAGCTGTTATTACTGTACCAGCTTACTTTGATGATAATCAGAGAACAGCTACCAAAGATGCGGGAACCATTGCAGGTCTTGATGTGGTAAGACTTGTTAATGAACCAACAGCTGCAAGTTTAGCTTATGGTATTGATAAACAAGAAGAAGATGAAATTGAAATTATGGTATTTGATTTCGGTGGAGGTACTCTTGATGTAACCATTATGGAATTTGGTGGAGGAGTATTTGAAGTTAAATCTACCAGTGGAGACACCCAACTAGGTGGAACCGATATGGATAATACCATAATGAATTACTTAGCTGATGAATTTAAGAAAGAAACTGGTATCAACCTCATGGACGATGATCAAGCTGTGCAAAGATTGAGAGAAGCAGCTGAAAAAGCAAAAATTGAGCTTTCAACTACTCTCACCAGCGAAGTAAATTTACCATTCATTACAATGGGCTCTGATGGTAGCCCTAAAAATTTAATAAATAACCTTACTCGTGCAAAACTTGAAGAATTAGTTGACCCTATTGTTAAAAAATGTGGAAGTCCAATGGAACAAGCATTAAAAGATGCTAAAATGACAAAAGGAGATATTAACAAAATAATTCTTGTTGGTGGACCTACCAGAATGCCTATAGTTCAAAAATTTGTAGAAAACTACTTAGGAAAAGAAATAGAAAGAGGAATTGATCCTATGGAATGTGTAGCTATGGGAGCAGCTATCCAAGGAGGAGTATTAGCTGGAGAAATTAAAGATCTCGTACTTCTTGATGTTACCCCATTATCTCTTGGTATTGAAACCATGGGAGCAGTTGCAACTAAACTCATAGATCGTAACACAACCATTCCTGCAAAAAAAAGTCAAATATTTTCAACAGCTGCAGACAATCAAACTTCAGTAGATATTCATGTTTTACAAGGTGAAAGACCAATGGCTGCAGATAATACCACTCTTGGAAGATTCCAATTAGTAGGAATCCCAGCTGCACCAAGAGGAATTCCTCAAATTGAAGTTACCTTTGATATTGACGCAAATGGTATAATAAATGTATCTGCAAAAGATAAAGGAACTGGTAAAGAACAAGCTATTACAATTACAGCTTCAACTAAATTATCTGATGATGAAATTGATCAAAAAGTAAAAGAAGCTGAAATGCATGCAGAAGAAGATAAAAAGAAACAAGAAGAAATTGAAGTTAGAAATAACGCAGATTCAATGATTTACACAGCTGAAAAAACTTTAGAAGATCTTAAAGATAAAATTTCCGAAGATGAAAAATCAAAAATAGAAAATCTTGTTAAAGAACTTCGTGAATTAATTCCTAGTGATGATATTGCAGCTATTAAAGAAAAAACTGAAGAATTAACCAAAATTGTTCAAGAAATAGGTGCTAAAATATACCAAGAAGCTCAAGCAGCTGAACAAGCACAACAACAAGGTGCAGGTGCAGATCAAGCTGGAGCAGGTCAAGATCCAAATAAAGAATCTAAAGACGATGATACCATCGATGCTGATTATGAAGTTAAAAAATAA